TTTTGCTCATTTTAATGAGCAGAGGTCTCTAGGCAACAATGGCAAGCACGTCTTTTTCTGACAGTAAAACGTAATCTTCGCTGCCTAACTTAACGTCTGTGCCGGCATATTTGGAATAGAGAACTTTGTCTCCAATGCTGACCTCCATTGGGATGCGATTTCCTGATTCATCACGCTTACCCGGTCCAATTTGCACTACTTCACCGACCTGAGGCTTTTCTTTGGCGGTATCAGGTAGCAAAATTCCGCCAGATGTTTTCTCCTCCGCCTGAGCTACTTTAATGAACAGGCGATCACCCAGCGGTTTGACCGTGGAAACATTCAAACTAATCGTTGCCATAGGATATTCGTCCTCCAAATACGCAATCTAATTACGCAATGTACGCCTGGTGCTGTCAAACAAGGGTCTTCAGACTGACACCGTACCTACACCCAATAAGTTGACAACTAAATCTGAGGACTTTCTGAGGAATGCTCTCAACAATCTAACGATCTGGTTGGATGATCGTTTTGATCGCGGTACTCATTTTTTCCACAGATTTGAATGTTCTACTCTAATCAGTAAATATGCAGGATTTAATCTTCAGTAGGTTCTTCACAGAAGTAGCGTTTCCCGTCCAGAACCTTCTGAACCTTTGAGGGTTTTCCGAACTGAGGATTGTGAAAGGAAGTTGTGCTTATGCCAGTGGAAACTGAAACTCAACGATCGCGAAAGCAACCCAACCCCAAAGATGTGGGTGGCAGCTTATTGATTTTTCTAGTCACCCTGTTTTTGCTAAACTTACTGATCTTCCCCAACTTGGGTCCGCGACTACCGGAAGTTCCTTACAGCGAATTTGTTGAGCAGGTCGAAGCCGGACAAGTGGAACGGGCGATTGTTACTCCGAATCGGATTGAGTATCAGTTAAAGCCCAAACCCGGCGAAGCCGGATCGCCACGTGTTTTTGCCACAACGCCAGTGGCAATTGATTTGGACTTGCCCAAGATTTTGCGAGAGCATAATGTGGAATTTGCGGCTCCGCCGCCCAGCAACACGGGTTGGATCGGCACCCTCTTAAGTTGGTTTTTACCGCCACTGATCTTCTTCGGCATTTGGGCATGGTTGTTTACTCGCGCTCAGGGAGGACCAGCGGCACTGACGGTGGGTAAAAGCAAAGCCCGAATTTACTCAGAGGGGGATACGGGGGTTACCTTTGCAGATGTGGCCGGGATCGATGAAGCGAAGGCAGAACTACAGGAGATTGTGGATTTTCTTAAGCACGCTGATCGCTATACCCGTCTGGGTGCCAAAATTCCTAAGGGCGTGTTATTAGTGGGTCCACCCGGAACGGGTAAAACCCTGCTGGCAAAAGCGATCGCTGGAGAAGCCGGTGTTCCTTTCTTTAGCATTTCTGGTTCCGAGTTTATTGAATTGTTTGTTGGGGTTGGGGCTGCACGGGTGCGCGACTTATTTGAGCAAGCGAAGCAACAGGCTCCCTGTATTGTATTTATTGATGAACTCGATGCCCTTGGTAAATCACGGGCGGCGGGCGGCCCGTTTGTGGGCGGCAACGATGAGCGCGAACAAACCCTCAATCAACTACTAACTGAAATGGATGGCTTCGATGCCAATACAGGGGTCATCATCCTGGCGGCAACCAACCGCCCAGAGGTGCTGGACCCTGCCCTGCGTCGTCCCGGTCGTTTTGATCGTCAGATTGCGGTTGATCGCCCCGATAAGATCGGACGCAAAGCCATTCTGGAGGTTCATGCCCGACGGGTCAAGCTGGCTGCTGATGTGGATCTAGACAAAATTGCTGCCCGCACGCCGGGATTTGTCGGAGCCGACTTGGCCAACTTGGTGAATGAGGCCGCCCTACTCGCCGCCCGCCAAAACCGGGATGCCGTGACGATGGCCGATTTTAATGAGGCAATCGAGCGAGTGGTGGCTGGCTTAGAAAAGCGATCGCGCGTCCTCAATGATCTAGAGAAAAAGACCGTTGCCTACCATGAAGTGGGGCATGCCTTGGTTGGGGCATTGATGCCAGGGGCAGGAAAAGTTGAGAAAATCTCGATCGTGCCGCGAGGCGTAGGGGCTTTGGGCTATACGCTGCAATTGCCGGAAGAAGATCGGTTTTTAATGGTCGAGAGTGAATTGCGAGGACGAATTGCGACCTTGCTGGGTGGGCGATCGGCGGAAGAACTCATCTTCGGCGAAGTTTCTACAGGGGCAAGTGATGATATTCAGAAAGCGACCGATCTGGCGGAGCGTGCCGTAACCCTGTACGGCATGAGCGATAAATTAGGCCCGGTGGCGTTTGAAAAAATTCAGCAGCAATTTTTGGAAGGCTATCCGAACCCGCGCCGCTCAGTCAGCCCCAAGGTAGCAGAGGAAATCGACCATGAGGTGAAAGAAATTGTCGATGGCGCTCACCATGTCGCTCTATCGGTCTTGCAAACAAACCGGGAACTGCTTGAAGAAACTGCCCAGACGCTACTGCAAACCGAAATTTTGGAGGGCGAAGCATTGCGATCGCCCTTAGAACAGGTTAAACCTCCGGCTGAACTTCAGCACTGGCTCCGCACAGGCCAACTTCCTGAAGGGCAGGATCTGTTGCAAAACACGCTTAAATTAGTCGATCCAAAATCAGTCGGTCTAGCCACGACCGGTTAACCCAGCAATGGCGTGGGAATTTCTTCCCTAAATCCCCCTCGCATCTCCCAGGGCTGATTCATTGATAATAGAAAAATGACAATGAGAGGGGTGCTGGCTTTTTGAGCATGCCGCCCACTTACTTGATTGATACACTCAAGCAAGTCCCCGACTTTCGCACCCAGCGGCGCTACCGGTTATGAGTCTTGGTAGGAACTGGCGTGGGTTGGGGGGCGGTTCGCCAGGGACTTTGCTAGATACCAAATATTTGTGTACACAGTAAGTCATAGTGTGTATTGACTGCAACTGCTTTCAAAAACGCTGTGGCCAAGGGATGAGGCACTTCAGCCGTCGATCG
This portion of the Chroogloeocystis siderophila 5.2 s.c.1 genome encodes:
- the ftsH gene encoding ATP-dependent zinc metalloprotease FtsH, producing MPVETETQRSRKQPNPKDVGGSLLIFLVTLFLLNLLIFPNLGPRLPEVPYSEFVEQVEAGQVERAIVTPNRIEYQLKPKPGEAGSPRVFATTPVAIDLDLPKILREHNVEFAAPPPSNTGWIGTLLSWFLPPLIFFGIWAWLFTRAQGGPAALTVGKSKARIYSEGDTGVTFADVAGIDEAKAELQEIVDFLKHADRYTRLGAKIPKGVLLVGPPGTGKTLLAKAIAGEAGVPFFSISGSEFIELFVGVGAARVRDLFEQAKQQAPCIVFIDELDALGKSRAAGGPFVGGNDEREQTLNQLLTEMDGFDANTGVIILAATNRPEVLDPALRRPGRFDRQIAVDRPDKIGRKAILEVHARRVKLAADVDLDKIAARTPGFVGADLANLVNEAALLAARQNRDAVTMADFNEAIERVVAGLEKRSRVLNDLEKKTVAYHEVGHALVGALMPGAGKVEKISIVPRGVGALGYTLQLPEEDRFLMVESELRGRIATLLGGRSAEELIFGEVSTGASDDIQKATDLAERAVTLYGMSDKLGPVAFEKIQQQFLEGYPNPRRSVSPKVAEEIDHEVKEIVDGAHHVALSVLQTNRELLEETAQTLLQTEILEGEALRSPLEQVKPPAELQHWLRTGQLPEGQDLLQNTLKLVDPKSVGLATTG
- the groES gene encoding co-chaperone GroES, whose product is MATISLNVSTVKPLGDRLFIKVAQAEEKTSGGILLPDTAKEKPQVGEVVQIGPGKRDESGNRIPMEVSIGDKVLYSKYAGTDVKLGSEDYVLLSEKDVLAIVA